The following are encoded in a window of Deltaproteobacteria bacterium genomic DNA:
- a CDS encoding YggU family protein, producing the protein MIYLQEDRAGVRLKVHLTPRSARDVIGGVYGDALRIRVKAPPVSGRANQAMLKLLARHLGVSRDKITIISGTTSRTKILRIKDLPLIEARDRLNRD; encoded by the coding sequence ATCATTTATTTGCAGGAAGACCGGGCCGGAGTGCGCCTCAAGGTGCATCTCACGCCTCGATCGGCCCGGGATGTCATTGGCGGCGTTTATGGTGATGCGCTTCGGATCAGGGTCAAGGCGCCGCCGGTCAGCGGGCGGGCCAACCAAGCCATGCTTAAGCTCCTGGCCCGGCATCTGGGCGTGTCCCGGGACAAGATTACGATTATTTCCGGAACAACGTCGCGCACCAAGATTCTCCGCATAAAGGACCTTCCCTTAATTGAAGCAAGAGATCGCTTGAACCGAGACTGA
- a CDS encoding sulfatase-like hydrolase/transferase, with the protein MERRQFLQLAGAGAVSLLSPGLGMAQAVSRKPNIVVILADDLGYCDTELYGCDRIPTPNIKSIAEKGVLFTDGYVTNPVCSPSRASFLTGRYQQRFGFEYNTGPLRRDFSDGLGLPLAEITLPDTLKKAGYTTGMVGKWHLGTRPKFHPIRRGFDEFFGFTFGGNMYIDPNRPDVRNYFRNGRTNMPDWNGRSRFNPIVRGATVVEEEDYLTDAFTREAVAFIEHHHKEPFFLYVPYNAPHTPLQATLKYYNRFPHIKDERERIYAAMVSALDDGVGEILRKIRQHGLEKDTMVIFLSDNGCALYTKACSNLPLRLGKMAQFEGGVRVPFAMMWPGHMPAKRVYDSPVSALDIFPTTIAAANGEISTDSQVDGVNLLPYLNNKLHSAPHEYLFWRNGPNWAVRKGNWKLFAAEGHYWLYDLSKDLGEMTNLAEKQADVRKGLQAAFEKWNAQLKEPLWPPRGKVPVIIDGVSFKWHV; encoded by the coding sequence ATGGAACGAAGACAATTTCTACAACTGGCCGGTGCCGGTGCGGTGAGTCTGCTCTCGCCTGGATTGGGCATGGCCCAGGCAGTGTCGAGAAAACCGAATATCGTTGTCATCCTGGCCGATGACCTGGGCTATTGCGACACCGAACTCTATGGTTGTGATCGGATCCCCACCCCGAATATAAAATCAATCGCGGAAAAGGGTGTTCTTTTCACAGACGGCTATGTCACCAACCCGGTATGCAGTCCGTCACGGGCTTCATTCCTTACCGGCCGGTATCAGCAGAGATTCGGTTTTGAGTACAATACCGGCCCATTGAGACGCGATTTTTCGGACGGGTTGGGACTGCCTCTGGCGGAGATTACCCTGCCAGATACGCTCAAAAAAGCGGGATATACCACGGGCATGGTGGGTAAGTGGCATCTGGGCACAAGACCGAAATTCCATCCGATAAGACGGGGGTTTGATGAATTTTTCGGTTTTACGTTCGGCGGGAATATGTATATTGACCCCAACCGGCCGGACGTACGAAATTATTTTAGAAACGGTCGAACCAACATGCCAGATTGGAACGGCCGGAGCCGCTTCAATCCCATCGTGAGGGGCGCTACAGTGGTCGAAGAAGAGGATTACTTGACTGACGCCTTTACCAGGGAAGCCGTGGCCTTTATCGAGCATCACCATAAAGAGCCGTTTTTTCTATACGTGCCTTATAACGCGCCGCATACTCCTCTTCAGGCCACGTTAAAGTATTATAATCGATTCCCCCATATCAAAGATGAGAGAGAGCGCATATACGCGGCCATGGTTTCGGCCTTGGACGACGGGGTGGGCGAGATTTTAAGGAAGATCCGACAGCACGGCCTGGAAAAAGATACCATGGTTATTTTTCTGAGCGACAATGGATGCGCGCTTTATACAAAGGCCTGCAGTAATCTTCCCTTAAGGCTGGGGAAAATGGCCCAGTTCGAGGGCGGGGTCCGTGTTCCCTTTGCCATGATGTGGCCTGGTCATATGCCCGCGAAAAGGGTGTATGATTCTCCGGTCAGCGCTCTGGACATTTTCCCTACCACGATAGCGGCCGCGAACGGCGAAATCTCAACAGATAGCCAGGTAGACGGAGTAAACCTGCTTCCGTATCTAAACAATAAGTTGCATTCCGCGCCCCATGAATACCTGTTCTGGCGCAACGGCCCTAATTGGGCGGTCAGGAAAGGGAATTGGAAACTGTTCGCGGCTGAAGGGCATTACTGGTTGTATGATCTTTCCAAAGACCTCGGCGAAATGACAAACCTGGCTGAAAAACAGGCGGACGTGCGAAAAGGATTACAAGCCGCCTTTGAAAAGTGGAACGCCCAGCTCAAGGAACCCCTCTGGCCGCCCCGAGGTAAAGTACCTGTTATTATTGACGGGGTATCGTTTAAATGGCACGTTTAG
- a CDS encoding MerR family transcriptional regulator codes for MPEAIYYMKIKDLSKKSGVSRYSIHHYLRLGLLPEPHKKNKTMAYYGEVHLERLNLIKTLRDQGLSLYVIQQMLTQNTEARDFKNSIKRNPAARQVRKQKELKRKELIVTAGRVFSEKGYYRTSISDITDELGIGKSTFYLYFRNKKELFFSCIDDILDNLWKEDWDRILGESDPGIRLGLRAEAFIRVYPRVKDILQMMRGASVGQEEGIGKKYQEIYAKIARPVIKDLQKGMELGRFKQGDPELLAYVMVGVAEAIAYRVHMDGKYSIEDGVELIRQFRFFS; via the coding sequence GTGCCAGAAGCGATTTACTACATGAAAATCAAGGACCTTTCGAAAAAGAGCGGGGTCTCTCGCTACTCCATACATCACTATCTCAGGCTAGGACTGCTCCCTGAACCGCATAAAAAGAATAAGACCATGGCTTATTACGGAGAGGTACATTTAGAACGCCTGAACCTCATCAAAACCTTAAGAGATCAGGGACTTTCTTTGTATGTAATCCAGCAAATGCTTACCCAAAACACTGAGGCTAGAGATTTTAAAAACTCCATAAAAAGAAATCCTGCAGCGCGGCAGGTGCGAAAGCAGAAAGAGTTGAAACGAAAAGAACTCATTGTAACAGCCGGAAGGGTCTTCTCGGAAAAGGGGTATTATCGCACCAGCATCAGCGACATTACCGATGAACTGGGCATTGGGAAGAGTACATTTTATCTGTATTTTCGAAATAAAAAAGAGCTGTTTTTCAGCTGTATTGACGATATCCTTGATAACCTTTGGAAGGAGGATTGGGACCGCATTCTTGGCGAGTCTGATCCGGGAATCAGGTTAGGCCTGAGAGCTGAGGCCTTCATTAGAGTCTATCCACGCGTTAAAGACATCTTGCAGATGATGCGAGGGGCTTCGGTAGGCCAGGAAGAAGGCATTGGGAAAAAATATCAGGAGATATACGCCAAAATAGCTCGTCCGGTTATCAAGGACCTGCAAAAGGGAATGGAACTGGGTCGGTTCAAGCAGGGTGACCCTGAACTCCTGGCCTACGTTATGGTCGGAGTCGCCGAGGCCATTGCGTACCGTGTGCACATGGATGGTAAATACAGCATCGAGGACGGCGTGGAGTTAATACGACAATTCAGGTTTTTCAGTTAG
- a CDS encoding thiolase family protein: MAGPNRGKVAFIGYGEIPTGKYPERTSVQQAIQVSLMAMKTANLEASAIDTIITTRSFADEVYDWGIGLFGEEIGLRTDLEFQMFTGGASSSAMIKVAIGLILSGQSQYVLMVASNKWGTITRGKAVDKLAALHHEDWERPFGFFQIGAVALMMKPLFLRGVVTPEQSASVAVSNRKWAAMNPNAMYRDPITIEDVLNSGFVADPIHTLESPPLADGAAALLMTSAENAKNLVDQPVYLLGAGSSFSFSNISQARMGGGQRIGQGLAADVAYEEAGVGPKDIDLASIYEPYPVGTLAWLHNLGLCEGGLQGAAQWMLEGGGAPGGELPVTTDGGMLSRGHCAISGGMLFAVEAIRQLRGEVGERQVKNPQIALATAMGGVGNSAFVEIFGVNP, encoded by the coding sequence ATGGCTGGTCCAAACAGAGGTAAGGTTGCTTTTATAGGATATGGAGAGATCCCGACCGGGAAATACCCGGAAAGGACATCGGTACAGCAGGCCATTCAGGTATCCCTGATGGCGATGAAGACAGCGAATCTCGAAGCCTCAGCCATTGACACCATTATTACGACCAGGTCGTTCGCTGATGAGGTCTATGACTGGGGCATTGGTCTTTTCGGGGAGGAGATCGGACTCCGTACGGACCTTGAATTCCAGATGTTCACCGGCGGGGCCTCGAGTTCAGCCATGATCAAGGTAGCCATCGGACTTATTCTATCCGGGCAGTCTCAATATGTGCTCATGGTGGCTTCTAATAAATGGGGCACCATCACCAGAGGTAAGGCCGTGGACAAGCTGGCTGCCTTGCACCATGAAGATTGGGAAAGGCCTTTTGGCTTTTTTCAGATTGGCGCGGTGGCCCTCATGATGAAGCCCCTCTTTCTTCGAGGAGTCGTCACGCCGGAACAATCGGCCAGCGTGGCGGTCAGTAATCGAAAATGGGCGGCCATGAACCCTAATGCCATGTATCGAGATCCGATCACTATTGAAGACGTTCTGAACTCAGGTTTTGTCGCTGATCCGATCCATACTCTGGAATCCCCACCCCTGGCCGATGGCGCGGCCGCCCTGCTCATGACTTCGGCTGAAAACGCAAAGAACCTGGTTGATCAGCCGGTTTATCTTCTGGGTGCAGGAAGTTCCTTTTCCTTCTCCAATATCAGCCAGGCCAGAATGGGCGGCGGCCAGCGCATAGGTCAGGGTCTGGCGGCTGATGTGGCCTATGAGGAGGCCGGTGTCGGTCCAAAGGACATTGATCTAGCCTCTATATATGAACCCTATCCGGTCGGCACCCTCGCCTGGCTGCATAACCTGGGCTTGTGCGAGGGCGGCCTCCAGGGAGCGGCCCAGTGGATGCTGGAGGGCGGCGGAGCGCCCGGCGGAGAACTGCCGGTCACGACTGACGGCGGCATGCTCTCCCGGGGGCACTGCGCCATATCCGGCGGTATGCTTTTTGCCGTTGAGGCCATCAGGCAGCTTAGAGGCGAGGTCGGAGAGCGACAGGTCAAAAATCCCCAGATCGCCCTGGCCACGGCTATGGGCGGCGTGGGTAACAGCGCCTTTGTCGAAATCTTTGGGGTCAATCCGTAA
- a CDS encoding enoyl-CoA hydratase/isomerase family protein: protein MDYTSKPLPKIRPYTREFWEASKRGELLIQHCKDCDKNIFYPREVCPHCQSENIEYIKASGKGKLQSFSLVEKGAPPDFQDDQPYVICLVTLDEGVRLGSMLVGYDDYSKLDIGMEVEVVFDPATDELSIPKFKPVGSDWTPEKKVEGNPSETEKTVELKFENLRYEIKDRVVWLTIDNEPMRNALTDQIQQDLMTAFQQIQKERSIRAVVLTGAGDKAFSSGGDISYFGTLDRVGMWDFMKNRGVEVCRLIENLDKPVIAMVNGYCYAGGLELALCCDIIYASETAKFGLLETRLGVLPGWGGTVRLPRAIPQRRAKEMLMTAERIDAQEAKDLGLVNRVCPSDRLEEEVLGLLERMKNAAPLAIQACKIVINTTLNVESMDNAMGIERGAIMFLNTTSDAREGVTSFFQKRPPEFTGS from the coding sequence ATGGATTATACCAGCAAACCCCTGCCAAAGATTCGGCCATATACCAGGGAATTCTGGGAGGCAAGCAAAAGAGGGGAACTGCTTATCCAGCATTGTAAGGACTGTGATAAAAATATTTTTTACCCTCGCGAGGTCTGCCCTCACTGTCAATCAGAAAATATCGAATACATCAAGGCTTCAGGAAAGGGAAAACTCCAGTCCTTCAGCCTGGTTGAAAAAGGGGCCCCGCCTGATTTCCAGGACGACCAGCCTTATGTCATCTGTCTGGTTACTTTGGACGAGGGGGTGCGTTTGGGCAGCATGCTGGTCGGATACGATGATTATTCGAAACTCGATATAGGCATGGAAGTGGAAGTCGTCTTTGATCCGGCGACCGATGAGCTCAGTATTCCCAAGTTTAAGCCGGTCGGGTCCGACTGGACCCCTGAAAAAAAGGTTGAAGGCAACCCGTCTGAGACTGAGAAGACGGTTGAGCTGAAATTCGAGAATCTGCGGTATGAAATCAAGGACAGAGTCGTCTGGCTCACCATTGACAACGAACCCATGCGCAATGCCTTGACCGATCAGATTCAGCAGGACCTTATGACGGCCTTCCAGCAGATTCAAAAGGAACGGTCCATTCGCGCCGTGGTGCTTACCGGTGCGGGAGACAAGGCCTTTAGTTCGGGCGGTGACATCAGTTATTTCGGCACACTGGACCGGGTCGGCATGTGGGACTTCATGAAGAATCGCGGCGTTGAAGTCTGCCGGCTCATCGAAAACCTGGACAAGCCGGTTATCGCTATGGTCAACGGCTATTGCTACGCCGGAGGCCTGGAGCTCGCCCTGTGCTGCGATATCATCTATGCCTCTGAGACGGCCAAGTTCGGTCTCCTGGAGACTCGCCTTGGGGTTCTGCCCGGATGGGGTGGTACGGTCCGCCTGCCCCGGGCCATTCCTCAACGACGCGCCAAAGAGATGCTCATGACCGCGGAGAGGATTGACGCTCAGGAAGCCAAGGACCTGGGCCTGGTGAACAGGGTCTGCCCTTCGGACAGGCTAGAGGAAGAGGTCCTTGGACTGCTTGAAAGAATGAAGAACGCCGCGCCGCTGGCTATACAGGCTTGTAAGATTGTCATCAACACCACCCTCAACGTTGAGAGTATGGATAACGCCATGGGTATAGAGCGGGGCGCGATCATGTTTTTAAATACAACCAGCGACGCCCGGGAGGGGGTCACTTCCTTTTTCCAGAAGCGGCCGCCTGAATTTACCGGGTCTTAA